Genomic segment of Streptomyces sp. SAI-127:
AGGCACCGAGGAAGGAAGCAAGTAGCAAGCCCACGAGGCGCTTCGTTTGTGTGCGCATGGAGTTCCCTTGGAGGTTGCTGACGACGGATTCCCTGCTCAGAGCACGGCGCCGAGACTCTTCAACTCTGTAGCCAGCCTCGGTCCATACCTTCGACGCAGAAGGGTGCAGCCGCGTTCACTTACCACCGCCCGCGCCGCCCACGGGTCTCCGCCAAAGCCGCAGATGGCGCGGGACAGTGCGCGCCCTAATAGACCTTCAGGTCTTCCCAGGAGAGGACGAGGTACAGCGGCTCATACCAACTTTCGCGGTCCGCCTGGGCGTCTGAATCTCCACAGGGCTTGTCAAGGTGGTTGCCACCTGACGTGATACCGAGAGCCGTTTCACCGCTGAAGAGAGCTCCCCCGCTGTCACCCCCCACATTGCAGTTGCTCGCTCGGATCATGTGCTTGAGGGTTGTGCCGTCGGTGTAGGTGACCGTCGCGTTCGTTGAGAGGACCTTGCCCACCAGGTCCTGACTCATGGTCCCCACGCGCTTCACCTCCTCATCCTCGAAAGCGGAGGCGGAACGGGAAATCTGCCCTTCGGAGCCGTCCTTGTACTGGATGGTGCCGTACGGAGTGACGTCGGGGTTGGAGTACGCCACCACGCCGTAGTCAGACTGGTTCGAGTCGTTACCGTAGGCCCAGTCAGTCGCCCTGCCGAGGGGAATGTCCCCACTTCTCCGGCGCCAGGCGACAGCGCCATCCTCCATGCAATGCCCGGCGGTGATCATGTACTTCTTACCGTTGTCGTCCTGCACGTTGAACGCGGCGCTGCAGGTTCGGCTCCAGGTGGTCCCGCCGGAGGTGTAGTTAGACGCTATGCCCAGACCACCGCGCATGGCGTAGGCGGTCGATTCGATCTTGCCGGAGCGTTCCGTGATGTCGACCGCGCCCCCGAAGCCAGAGGCGGCGTCTTCAATTCGGGACCTGTCGGCGGCGGAAACCCCGTCGTAGATCTGAACCTCGACCCGGTTGCCACTCTGGTCGACGCTCCAGGCGGTGTTCGGAATCCCAACCAGCTGATCCAGCTTTGCTTTGGCGGTGTCGAGCTCGGCCGTGCTGTAGGGGACGACCTCCGCTATCGCGCCGGCGCTTCGTACGGTTTCCGCTGCGGCCTGATCCGTGACCGCCACGACGACTCGTCCGTTTCGGTAGTAGACGCCAGCCGCACGCTTGTCGCCCAACTCATCGGCAATTACGGTCGCTTTGACCGGATCTGTGAGCGGCGGTGGCGCCGCTTGGGCGGCTGTCGTGGTGGTCAGCATGAGGACTCCGCCGACCGAAGCCGCCATCAATCCCCGGCACACGTTACGTCTTCGCATCTACTGCCCCCGCAGTCTCGAAGGATGCAACCTTGGTGATCGACACGCGGGGGTCACACTCACGAAGCGAGGTGGCCAGGAAGCGAACTGGCCATGACTATCTGTGGGTTAGCGGCATTGTTGGCCTGAACTCGCTGACGGCGGCCGAGAGGGACGGGTGTCCAGCGCCCGACCGGCATCAGGGTGCCTCCTCACCCGGGCGCCGCGATGGCCTTGTGGGTGACGGCAACGCTGACGGCTGTCGGCGGCACACAGAGGACGACGATCACGACAGTCGGCGATCGCTCCGGAGGAAGGAGGGCGGGCTTCGAGGTCGCGCCGATCGAGGTGCACGTGCGGCTGTAGACCGGCCGCTACCTGGACCCCTGGTACAAGCGGCTACGCGACGCGTATGTGACGACGATGGAAGACCTCGGAGTGATCACCGCGATGGGCGGGAGCGAGTTCCTCGAGGCCATGGTGCGCTCCAAGCAGGTCGACCGGCGATGGCGTTGCTGGCGAAGGCGATCAAGGCGACCGCCAGGGGCGGCATCGGCAAGCTGCTGCAGCGCAACCGGGGCCAGGTGCCGTACTACGAGCCGTGGCCGGCGCTCAAGCGGGCGACGTGGCGCCCCGACATCCGTGCCGCTGTGCTCGCCAACCAGCGGGTCGGCATCCACCGCAAGCTGATGAAGACCGCCGCGGGCGACCTCTACCCCCTCGCGATCGGCACAGACGCCATCTTCTACCCCTCCACCGGCCCCAGCCCGCTCGATGTCCTGCCGTACACGGACGAGGGCAAGCCCGCGCCGGGCACGTTCCGGCTCGGCATCTCGCCGGGGATGGTCAAGCACCAGGGCACCCAGACCGTGCTGTGGGCGGAAGCTCAGTTCGTGGAGCACGGCGGCGTCAACCTGTCCAACCTCATCAAGAATGATGTGCCCTGGGTCTGATGGAGTCGGGTTGCTGGAGAATTGACCGTCCAGCAGCACCCGGAGGCTGCCATGCCGCGTAGTTGTCCTCCGGAGTTCCGCCGCAAGGTCCTGGACCTGGTCGAGTCCGGCCGCATGGTCGCTGAAGTCGCCCAGCTCCTGGGAATCAGCGAGCAGACAATCTACGTGTGGCGCCGTCAGCGGTTGATCGATAGTGGTCAACTGCCCGGGACCACTACCGCGGAGAATGCCGAACTGGCCATGGCACGACGGCGGATCGCCGAGCTGGAAGCGGAGGTGAAGATCCACCGGAGAGCTGCTGAGCTCCTCGGCGAAACAACCTCCCCAAAAGGCGGTTCGAAGCCATCGACGTGATGGCCGGCGAGGGCCTTCCGGTCCAGCTCGCTTCCCGTGTCCTGCACGTCGGCTGTCCGCTTCGGCCTGTCAGCCTCCGACGCCTCGGCCTTCGACCTGTCGGTCACGCGGTCCTTCTCCTCCTGCCGGCCTGCCAACGGCGCCCAGCAGGAGGGCCAGGCCGCGATCTTCGGGCCGCAGTGGACCGCCGGCACGACGGCTGAGATCTCCGACAGCGACTGGACCCACCTGCGCAAGACCTCAGCCACCTCGGTGGCGGTCGTGGACGGCGAGGAGACCGGATTCACCGCCACCAGCAACGGCGGCTGGAAGCCGGAGTCCGGTGCCGAAGACCTGACGCTGACCGGCAGCCTGACCGGCTCCTTCACCCTGAAGGACACCGACGGCACCACCGCGGTGTTCAACAAGGTCGACTCCACCGCCACCACCTGGCAGCTGGCCACCACGTTCCTGCCCACAGACCAGTCCACCACCACCGTGATCTCGGAGAAGACCACGGTGAACAGCATGACAATGGCCCGACCCAAGTACGTCATCGCTCCCACCTCAGCGGTGTCGGCCACCACCTGCGCGGCCACGCCGTCGACCAAGGGCTGCCGGGCGCTTGAGTACGTGTACGCGACCTCCACCACCGCTACGTCGAGTTTCCTCGGTGACTACAGCGGGCAGGTCAAGCAGGTCCGTCTGTGGGCCACCGACCCGGGCGCCTCGGCCGCGATGGCCACGGTGGTCTCCCAGTACGCCTACGACACCCAGGGCCTCCTGCGTGAGCAGTGGGACCCGCGAATCTCCCCGGCACTGAAGACGGCCTACGCCTACGACAGCCGGGCGTGTCACCACGCTGACGCCGCCGGGTGAACTGCCGTGGACGCTCGAGTACGGCCAGGCCGGCAACAGTTCGGTCGCCGGCGACGGCATGCTGCTGTCAGCTTCCCGCCCGACTCTGACTGCGGGCACGAAGAACACGCAGGACGGCGGCAAGGCGACCACCTCGCTCGTCTACGACGTACCCCTGTCCGGCGACACGGCACCCAACCAGGTCGCACCCGGCGACACCGCCACGTGGGATCAGACGGACGCCCCGACGGATGCCACCGCCGTCTTCCCCGCCGACCAGGTTCCTTCCTCCCACACCGGAAGTGACCTCGCTGCCGCCGACTACGGCAAGGCGACCATCACCTACACCAACGCCTCCGGACGCGAGGTCAACACCGGCCTGCCCGGCCGGCACCCGACCGTCAAGCAAGTATGACCGGTTCGGCAACACCACCTTCGAGCTGACCGCCACCAACCGCGAACTCGCCCTGGGCAACGCGGACTACCAAATCAACACCCAGAGCGAACTCGGCATCCTGTCCGACTCCACGGCCGAGCGCGCCCGCCAACTGGGCAACGTCTCGGTCTACTCGACTGACGGCAAGCGGCAGCTGGAGGAGTTCGGGCCGCTGCACCTGATCACCCTTGCCAAGGCCCTCACCGGCGACGCCGACAGTCCCGACCTCCCGGCCGGAGTCCAGGTCGCCGCACGCGAACACACCGTCAACAGTTACGATGAAGGCCGGCCCGCCGACGGCACCGCCACGGTCACCGACCAGATCACCACCACCAAGGTGGGCGCCGCGATCGACGGCTACCCCACCGACGGAGACACGCGCACCACTGCCACCGCCTACGACTGGGTCAAGGGTCTTCCCACCAGCGTCATCACCGACCCCAACGGGCTGAAGCTGGCCAAGACCACCAGCTACGACACCCAGGGCCGGGTCACCAAGACCACCCTGCCCAAGTCCACCGGCTCCGACGCCGGAGCCACCGTCACTCAGTACTGGTCCGCCACCGGCTGCGCCGGGCGCCCGGAGTGGGCCGACCTGGAGTGCTCCACCGGCCCGGCCGGCGCGATCACCGGTGGCGGCTCCAACCCCAGCGCACTGCCGGTGAAGTCCACCGAGTACGACCGTTGGGGCAATCCCGCCAAGGTCACCGAGACCGCCAACGGTGTCACCCGCACCACAACGATTACCTACGATGCTGCGGGCCGTCCGAAGCAGACCCAAGTCACCGGCGGAGTCGGCACCGCTGTTCCCGCCCAGAGCACCACATACGACCCGACAGCGGCGACGTGGCAACTGTCACCAACGGCACCACCACCCACACCACCGACCTGCTCGGCCGGGAAATCGTCTACGACGACGGCGCGGGCAACGTCACCCGGAGCGAGTACGACAACCGCGGTCGCAAGACCAAGGTCACCGATTCGGCCCCGTCGACCGTCACTTACGACTACGACAACCCGGCCGGCCTGCCCACCCGCATCCACGACTCAGTCATGGGCACCATCGGAGACGTCACCGGCTCCTACGACTCCGACGGCCGCCTGGACAAAGAGGTACTGCCGTGGAACATGAACGTCGAGTTCGACCAAAAGTGGGTTGGACTGGGCCTGTCTGTTGGCTGCTCGTTCGTCTCGGAAGGACGGGCGGGACTAGCGTGCGCGACAGGCGCAGGCGCCGTCACCGGTTGGATCTCCTACCGATACGGCACTCCCAAGCGCAAGCGCCACATTGGTGGCTACTGGGCGAGCACTTGGCGTGGAGCTCTCGACGGAACGCCCGGCTACAGCGCCGGAAACGGTAAGAAGTACTACACCGGAGTCCGTAGCTGTATCAGGAGTGTCCGCACATGGTGGCGCGGTGGTCACGGCCGGTACACACAGATGGCCCAACTTCTGACGGATGGGACGGGATGATCTCAGATCCGCGCGTACACACACGCAGATGGGCGTCAAAGCATCCGATCTACATGGGATTGATCTTCGGCGCTGTTCTATCTCGTAGAAATCTTGGCGACCGGAGACCCCTTCGGGACCATACGTTCGCCATCGCTATCGGAGCGATTTTCACTCTGACCGCCTTCGGTGAGCGGCGACGTCAACGCAAAACGAAGCGGATCCGCAAATAGCGGTTATCCGTGAGTAGAAAAGAAAGCCGCCCTCGGGTCATAGCTCGAGGGTGGCTTTCTGCTGCTACAGGTCTCATGACGTCAACAATGCCAGGAGGGAGGAATGCGAGAGGTCGACAGGAGACGTCGCGGGGCTGGCCGACCATCCCAGATCATGTCGGCCGCGTTAATGATGCATGAGCCTCCACTGATGGCAAAGATAGGGCATGTTGATGTAAAGGATGGCTGATTGAGTCGACAAGGAAAGGGCTTTCGCTACACTTCAGCTATCGGCTGGCAACCCAAGGCGTCGTGCTTGAAACATGACCCGGACGCTGCAAGCTGAGTTCGTCGCGAGTAGGGAGTGACCCTTCGGCGATCCACCGTGACGCAGTCCCATCCCGTCAACTGTCCCGCGACAAGCCGGGGATATCAAGGGGGATTCAGAGCCCCGCCGTAGGACCTTCCGGGAGCACTTTTTGATTCGCCGACGTCATCGCGATGAACCTCAATCGCCTTCGACTTCTCCAGCGGCCCCGAATGCTATCAAAATCACCATTCCAGAGTTGATTTCCCTCGTAGGGGTTCTTGAGCATGCCCATAATAAAATCGCAGAGTTGAGTGACGCCGACAATGAGACGGTCGCCCGCGCCAGCGGATTCACGCTTATATCATCACTGTATGCGCGAGCCGGATTGGCCTTGACAAAAGGCGGCGACTGTATACCCTTGCTTGTCAGTGAAGTTGGCCTACTTGAGGCCGCAGTAATTAACCTGGAGTCGTACGAAGGGAATGAGGTAGTACTGGTCGCCGGATACGAACTCCTAAATGTTTTTTCAAATCGCGAGGAGAATACCCACCCTCTGCGCCGTACGCACGGAATCTTGACCTTCGATAGTGAAGGCGGGGACTCGACCCGCGGATCAGTCACTCCTTCCCTGAAATAACGCCGAAGGGCGAAGCCTGAGCTCTGCTCATGCCGGCTCAGGGCCGGTCGGGCGGGGTGTCCGCCCGGGAGGTACGGGCTGCCGCCATCGACTTCCGCCGCACCCGCCTCGGTCTGGGACCCGCCGGTCGGCCCGACCACGGCTCCGGTACCCGGGAGGGTTGCAGCTGGCGATAGACACGCAGACCGATACCTATGAGCAGGCGATCGCGGCGGTGCAGGCCGCCTAGGGAACTCAACCCCGCCGCCGTGGCGAGCAGTTGGCCCGACGCCCCCGCGGCGGTGCCCCGGCCGGGCGCGGAGAGCCTGAGCGGGGAGGATCTGGGGCAGGGCTGGACGGAGCGGATGATCTTCGACGCCGTCGCCGCCGTGGTGCCCGGCGCCCGGGCCGTGCTGCGCCGCCTGGTCGAAGTGGGCGGCACCGCCTCGTACGAAGAAGTCCAGGACCGCTTCGCCGTGCACCCCGAGACTCCGATCGATCCGAAGCGGATCGGCGGCACGCTCACCAGCATCCGCGCGGTATGGCGCCGGGTCGGCCCCGACAACCGGTCCAACCTCCTGGAGCGGGACGACCGCAGGCGCCCCTGCTGGATCGAGCCCGCCCTCCTTGAGGGCCTCAAGCGCGCCTTCGACCTTGCCGACGCCCGCCCCGACCTGCTACGCCAGGAGCTGGCCGACTCCTGAACAAGGGCCGCGGGCCTGGACCGGGCCCGCCCGGGACTCTGACTTGGGTAACCCGCGCGGTGCGACCTACGCCACCGCAAGGCGGACCAGCGCGGCGACTATGACGAAGCCTTCCTGGACTGGATCTTCTGGTGGTATCTCGCGACGGTGGAGCTGACCAACCGACTGATTGCGTCGCGGACGCTAGCTGATCCCGGAGGCCGAACGGCGGCGCCGATTCCACCTGCTCGAGATCTTCCGCCCTTCCTGAACGGGCCACGGCGCCCGTCCGTGGCTAGGTCGCGGTTTCTGTGATGAGGACGGCGGTGGTGACCGGGCCCGGGGCTCCAGTGGTGGCTGCGTCGGCTACGGCGTCCCGGACGGCGCGGGCGATTTCCAGTGGATGGTGTCCGGGGGCGACCGCGAGGTGAACCTCGACGTGTCGGCCGGGTGGATCGTCATGGTCTTCCACCTTGATCGGGCGGCTTCCCGGTACTGCGGTGAGGCGGGCGACGCCCGGAACAGCCGTCGCGACTTTGGCCAGCTCACCGACGGGCCCCCACATGGATCCTGTTCCGGTCGCCGGGGGCGAGCTTTGCGCGGCTGCACCTTCCGGTGCGGACCTCATGGCTCTTGCTGCGGCCTGCGACTTCACGCCTGTCTCGGGGCCGTCATGGAGATCCGTGACGCGTAGGTCAGCTGTCACTGTGACAAGGCCCAGCCGTTCGGCGGCCGCGCTGAGCAGGGTGCTTCTCAACTGGGCGGCGGTCTCAGGCAGTGGCTGCCCGAGGGATGCTGTGAAGGTGGCTTCGATCCTGAGCGGGCCAGGCGGTAGCGCGCTGGCCGGCGGACGGACGGCCGGCTCGGACACGGGCTCGAGCGGTGCCGGCCCGATGCGCAGAGACTTCAGCCGAACACCGGGAATCTCGTCGGCAGCGCGCCCGAGGGCCTGGACGGCCGCTTGCTCGGTGATCCATGTCCCGTCTTCGGGTCCGCCGAGCGGGAGCAGCCGGCCCAGGTCGAGCTGGTGCCGTACTGCCAGCGTCCACGCCTCGGTTTTCACCGGCCTCTCACCCTCCTTCTCCACGGCCCGCATTCCCTTCCTGCCGGGCTCGGCCCGGAGCGCCCGCGGAAAGGTCCGGGCCGGGACCTCGGGCCATTCGTCGGCCCTCTGCCTCACAGGACGAAAGGTGCTAAAACGACTATAATCCGAGTAGTGAATACCTGTATGTCCCTTTAGGGGGTTGCCGCGTGACTGAGAATGTCGACGTAAAGCTTGGCGTTGTGCCCGGTTCTCGCGGCCGGACGAGCATCGCCGATGTGGTGGTGGAGAAGATCGCCGGAATGGCGGCACGGGACGTGCTCGGCGTCCACGCTCTGGGCAGCAGAACCGCGCGCTCGATGGGATCCATGCGGGAGCGGATGCCGGGTGCTGATAGTGGCAAGTCCGTCACGCGCGGCGTCAGTGTCGAGGTCGGCGAGCGGCAGGCGGCCATCGATCTGGAGATCGTCGTCGACTACGGCGTGTCGATCACGGATGTCGCCGGGGCAGTTCGGGAGAACGTGATCTCCGCTGTGGAGCGGATGGCGGGCCGCGAAGTCGTGGAAGTCAACATCGCAGTCAGCGACGTGAAGTTGCCCGACGAGGAGGACGAAGGCGAGGAGCGGCAGCGGATCCAGTAACCGGGGCGGAGCAGCCCGCTTGAGTGAAGGAGCGCGTGATGAGCAGGGCCGTGGTGGGCTTGATGGCCGGAATGGCGCTGGGCTTCGCCGCGTATTTCGGTGACTTCTGGGCTTTCGTGCTGGTGCTGGGGCTGGGCGTGGTCGGCCTTGTGGCCGGGCGGCTCCTGGAAGGTGATTTCGAACCGGGCGACTTCGTCCGCCGCCGCGACCGGCAGGAGCGGATCCGCGATGACCGGCGACGGGCTCGGGGAGATTGGCGGCAGTGACCGGTGAAGTTGATCGGCGCCCAGGCATCCCCCGCGGGGAGCGCGGTGCGACCACTGTCGCCGACCGGGTCGTTGCGAAGATCGCCTCCCAGGTGGCGCGCGATGCGCTGAGCCGGTTCACCGAGTCTGCCGGCCACGTACCACCGGGCCGCCGGACACCACGCGTGACCACAGCCGTGCGGCGGGCACCGGAGCGGAATGCCGCAGGACGGGACGGCGAGTCTGCCGTCAAACGGCAGGCGGTGCTCGGCGAGGTGCGGATGCGTATCACCGTGGAGCTCGGCTATCCGTCCGACATCGGGGCACAGTGCGCCGCAGTGCGCCAGGAGGTCGCCGACCGGATCAGGACGTGGGCCGGCATGGACGTCCCCGACCTCGCGGTCTCGGTCGAGAGGCTGCACTCGGCGCACTCGCGGCGCACGGACCAGGAGAGGGTGAGATGAGCGCGAACACCTGGCGGCAGCCCGGCGACAGCGACCTCCCCGACCCCACTCCCGATCACGGACAAGCAGCTCCGTCCACCGATGGCCCACCGGGCTCGGGCGCAACGGCAGCGGTCGATGCATCGGGACGGTCGGCACGTCGTTTCTGGTCCGCGCGGCGGATCCCTGCCGCCATTGTGGCCCTGCTGTCCGCCGTGGCGGTCGGATTTCTCCTGTACGACGTGGTCTCGGTGCGGGCAGGCCAGTCCGCGATGCGCTGGCGACGGCGGCTCGCTGAGGAACTGGCCACACGGCCCCTGGACGACATCTGGATGATCATCGGGGCCGCAGTGGCGATGGCCCTCGGCCTATGGCTATTCCTGCTGGCGGTGACGCCGGGACTGCGCCGGCTGCTGTCCATGCAGCGGCCCACCGGTATCTCTGGGTCAGAGGACGTCCGAGCCGGGCTCGACCGCCGCGCGGCCGCCCTGGTTCTGCGCGACCGCGCCGTGCAGGTGCCCGGCGTCCAGTCGGCACAGGTGGGCGTCGGCCGCCGGAAGGTCAAAGCCCACGCACGGGCCCATTTCCGCGATCTTGAGGAGGTCCGCGCGGACCTGGACGCCGAGCTGGGCGAAGCCGTGACGTCCTTGGGCCTGGCCCGGCAACCCACACTGGCCGTGCGCGTCCGGCGCCCCAAGAAGGGCTGAGGTGATCCGATGCTCAAGACGGTGAACCGGGTGCTGCTCGGGCTTCTCGGTCTCGGGCTGTTCGCCCTCGGCGGCGGCGTGCTGCTGGGCGCACTGGACCTGCAGCGCCACTGGGACTTCGACGTGCCGGGCTGGTGGCCCTTTCGTGGGCCGGACGATGTGGTGCTGGGCGCCTGGGGACGCACCCGGTGGCGGGACGAGAGTTGGTGGTGGCCGACCGTGATCGCGGCGCTCGCCGTGCTGCTGGCCTTGCTGCTGTGGTGGCTCCTCGCGCAACGCAGACACCGCCTGGACCGTGTCCTCGTCGACAGTGAAGACGGCGCGGCGGCCCGGCTCGATGGCCGCACATTGGAGAACGTCATCGAGGAAGAGGCGCAAGCCCTGGACGGGGTCTCGCGGGCTCATGTCCGGCTGACGGGCCGACGTACCGCTCCGACCGTACGTGTGCGGCTGCTGTTGGAGCCTCACGCCGATCCGGTGCGGACTCTGGGAGAACTGAGCCGCGAAACGCTCGCACGCGCACGAGACTCGGCCGGCCTGGACCGCCTCCCCTCGAAGGTCCGACTCCAGGAAGTCCGACACAGCGCCCGACGCACCGCCTGAGATCCCCTGGGCCGAAGACCCACGGGTACCGGTCGGCGGGCGGCCCGGTCCAGCGTGAGTCGGGCCCGGAAAAAGGGAAGCGCAGTGTGCCAGCGCCACGCCGTAGCGTGAGTGGTCTACCCGTGTTGGCGACGCTTGAAATATGAGCCGATTTCCGGCGCTGCTTCCCTTCGCGTGGCGGCGGGTCATTGGCCACGGCGCTTTGCCTCGGCCGTTGGGGCGGATGGTCGGGACGGGCTGACCGGCTGCTCGGTGACCAGTGCTTCGAAGAGGCTTCGGGCGTCGGTCATCGCCTCCCGCATGTCCTCGGTGCCGCTCGGCTCGTGGGCCGCCGTGTGCATGCTGCGGTAGCCCTGGACGTAGAGGGCGTGGTGGACGGAGAGGGCGGCCATCTGGTCCTCGAACCGCTCGCCGTCAGGGAAGCCGCGGTCCCTTGCCAGGCGGGCCAGCAGTGCGTCCGCTTCGATGGCGCCCTGCTGCGGTGATTCGACGAACTGCTCCTGGACGGCGGCCCATCGCGTCATGTAGCGCTCGCGGGCCGAGGGCGTCAGCGGCTGCTGTGCGAGGAGGCCGTGCTCCTTCACACGCTTGCCGAGTTCCTGTTCGGCGGCCCTGGTGTCGCCGTCGTGGTCGGCGACTGCGCGGGCGTACTCGGGGCCGAATCGGCGCTTGAGCCCCTGCCCGCCACCGTCCTGGGTTCCTCCACGTCCGGGGTAGAGGAGGATGGCCAGGCCGATGAAGGCCACGGCGATGATCACGATGATGATCATGATTGGCTTTGCCGGCTCTCGGTTCGCACGCTGGTCTGCTTCATTGCCGTCGATTCCTGTCGGCTGATGGGCGTTCGGGCATGCCGGGTGGTGTCCGCGACGTGGGCACCACCCGGGGCGTTGGTGGTCAGGTCTTGAAGGCGTCCTTGGCCTTGTCGCCGGACTGCTTCAGGTTTCCCGAGACCCGGTCGGTCTTGCCTTCGCGCCGCAGTCGCCTATTGCCGGTGGTCCGGCCGATGCGTTCGGTGACCCTGCCCTTGAACGCCTGCGTCTTGTGCCTGATGGTCTGTCCGACACTCATGGCCGGCCTCCTGCTTGTCTGGTGAGTGAGTCCCTGCGGGCAGCGCCGAACTCCGGAACGGACTACCGGCGGCGGCCACGGCCGCGCCCGCGCATCGCGAAGCCGGCGATCCAGACGACCAGGAGAACAGCGGCGACCCACCACAGGATCTGCATCGTGAAGCCGAACCCGAAGACCACCAGGATCAGCAGAAGGAGAAGAATCCAGATCATCGCCGGGCCTCCAGATCGCGCGGATTTCCTTGATTCCGCGGGGTCCGGGCGAAGCGGGAAGGAGGAATGCCTCGCCCCGATCTTCCGGAGCGGCATGGCCCTACGCCGTGCTGCCAGTCAACGCCCGGCAACCTCCCCTGTCAACGTGGTGTCGACACGGGCGAGTTCCGGGAGCTGCGCCGGGGGCGCCGGGGTGAGTTGAGCCTTGGCGGGGGATTCGGCCGACTCGGTCGGCGGCGACGGCAGGATGTGGTCTTCCCACCACGAAAGAGCCATCACCACAGCAAGCAGGATGAAGGGAGTCGAAGCAGGAACGATCAGCGCGTACATGTGTACCGCCTCGTGTGGGATGCATTGCGACGCGGCGGGCGGCAGGTTGTTGCCCGCGTGAGGCGCATCGGGGCTTCGCCGGGATCTCGTGACGAGGCGCGTGTGGGAACGGCCTCGCTCGTGACGCGGCGGGTCCGGCACCGATGCGCGGGGTGCGCCCTGTGGGGAGCGTGTTGGCGGTGCGACGCTGCCGGGGGCCGGGGCGGCACGTCGCACGCTAGCCCTCCCGGCAGTTTCCCGACAGGTGTCAAGTAGCCATCCGTGCCGGGCAGGACGCACTTACGTCGCGCCGTATCCGCAGCCGCTGGGCAGGACTAAGCTCTGGGGTGAGGCCCCAGTCCCCGGTATCGATGCCGTGTCTTGCTCCCGGGGAGGCCCACCGTGTTCGTCCTGCTTCTCATGCTCTTCGCCGTTCTGTTCGGCTTCGGCTTCCTACATCCCATTTGGTGGGTGGCCGCGGCGGTGCTGGCCTACGGTGCCACCCGACGCGGCCGCGGTCATGGCGGAGGCCTGAGCCGTGGCGGCGGTTCCGATCTTGGGGACTATCGAGGCCCCCGGGACTACCAGGACTACCGGGAGCGCAGGGATCGTCAGGACCGCTGGGACCGCC
This window contains:
- a CDS encoding transposase; its protein translation is MTVQQHPEAAMPRSCPPEFRRKVLDLVESGRMVAEVAQLLGISEQTIYVWRRQRLIDSGQLPGTTTAENAELAMARRRIAELEAEVKIHRRAAELLGETTSPKGGSKPST
- a CDS encoding DUF6286 domain-containing protein; translation: MSANTWRQPGDSDLPDPTPDHGQAAPSTDGPPGSGATAAVDASGRSARRFWSARRIPAAIVALLSAVAVGFLLYDVVSVRAGQSAMRWRRRLAEELATRPLDDIWMIIGAAVAMALGLWLFLLAVTPGLRRLLSMQRPTGISGSEDVRAGLDRRAAALVLRDRAVQVPGVQSAQVGVGRRKVKAHARAHFRDLEEVRADLDAELGEAVTSLGLARQPTLAVRVRRPKKG
- the amaP gene encoding alkaline shock response membrane anchor protein AmaP, translating into MLKTVNRVLLGLLGLGLFALGGGVLLGALDLQRHWDFDVPGWWPFRGPDDVVLGAWGRTRWRDESWWWPTVIAALAVLLALLLWWLLAQRRHRLDRVLVDSEDGAAARLDGRTLENVIEEEAQALDGVSRAHVRLTGRRTAPTVRVRLLLEPHADPVRTLGELSRETLARARDSAGLDRLPSKVRLQEVRHSARRTA
- a CDS encoding Asp23/Gls24 family envelope stress response protein, producing the protein MTGEVDRRPGIPRGERGATTVADRVVAKIASQVARDALSRFTESAGHVPPGRRTPRVTTAVRRAPERNAAGRDGESAVKRQAVLGEVRMRITVELGYPSDIGAQCAAVRQEVADRIRTWAGMDVPDLAVSVERLHSAHSRRTDQERVR
- a CDS encoding Asp23/Gls24 family envelope stress response protein — encoded protein: MTENVDVKLGVVPGSRGRTSIADVVVEKIAGMAARDVLGVHALGSRTARSMGSMRERMPGADSGKSVTRGVSVEVGERQAAIDLEIVVDYGVSITDVAGAVRENVISAVERMAGREVVEVNIAVSDVKLPDEEDEGEERQRIQ
- a CDS encoding S1 family peptidase; this encodes MLTTTTAAQAAPPPLTDPVKATVIADELGDKRAAGVYYRNGRVVVAVTDQAAAETVRSAGAIAEVVPYSTAELDTAKAKLDQLVGIPNTAWSVDQSGNRVEVQIYDGVSAADRSRIEDAASGFGGAVDITERSGKIESTAYAMRGGLGIASNYTSGGTTWSRTCSAAFNVQDDNGKKYMITAGHCMEDGAVAWRRRSGDIPLGRATDWAYGNDSNQSDYGVVAYSNPDVTPYGTIQYKDGSEGQISRSASAFEDEEVKRVGTMSQDLVGKVLSTNATVTYTDGTTLKHMIRASNCNVGGDSGGALFSGETALGITSGGNHLDKPCGDSDAQADRESWYEPLYLVLSWEDLKVY
- a CDS encoding hydrophobic protein produces the protein MIWILLLLLILVVFGFGFTMQILWWVAAVLLVVWIAGFAMRGRGRGRRR
- a CDS encoding CsbD family protein — encoded protein: MSVGQTIRHKTQAFKGRVTERIGRTTGNRRLRREGKTDRVSGNLKQSGDKAKDAFKT